Proteins co-encoded in one Spirosoma endbachense genomic window:
- a CDS encoding NAD-dependent epimerase/dehydratase family protein produces the protein MNAIADKLPTILVLGATGSIGYAVTANLLDRQLPVTILVRNRAKAEALFPNQSTLTIVEGDVQDADLLNRIAADKDFIFHGINYPYNKWFGTMDVATQKVIDAATPAKATIVFPGNVYNFGNTKEPIREDSHPNPCTRKGRLRVEIEALLEQAATAGRCRVMNVRLPDFWGPNVLNAGIAPIFENALTGKAMPWILNADVPHQLVFTKDAAEIIVRLMLREWALGEQSTEQPYQVWNYGGITLPSIRAWFGQISAVTGNPLKVQVYSRFLITALGLFMPIMREVKEMLYLYENTILLDDRKVLALFPDFRPTPMNEALTETLTWFAKNQLKQPFKPVASQSSILSF, from the coding sequence ATGAACGCAATTGCTGACAAACTGCCAACTATTCTTGTTCTGGGCGCTACGGGTAGTATCGGTTATGCCGTAACGGCTAACCTGCTCGATCGCCAACTGCCTGTTACTATCCTCGTCCGTAATCGGGCAAAGGCCGAGGCTTTATTTCCGAATCAGTCGACATTAACCATTGTCGAAGGTGATGTGCAGGATGCTGATTTGCTGAACCGGATTGCGGCTGATAAAGACTTCATTTTTCATGGTATCAACTATCCCTACAACAAGTGGTTTGGTACGATGGATGTAGCCACTCAGAAAGTAATCGATGCTGCCACACCAGCGAAAGCAACCATTGTTTTCCCCGGCAATGTATACAATTTTGGCAATACAAAAGAACCGATTCGGGAGGATAGTCACCCGAATCCATGCACTCGTAAAGGCCGGTTACGTGTTGAGATTGAAGCCCTTCTGGAACAGGCCGCAACCGCTGGCCGGTGCCGGGTGATGAACGTACGACTCCCCGACTTTTGGGGTCCTAATGTGTTGAATGCAGGTATTGCCCCCATTTTTGAGAATGCGCTGACCGGCAAAGCGATGCCCTGGATTCTGAATGCCGATGTGCCACACCAGTTAGTATTCACGAAAGATGCGGCCGAAATTATTGTCCGGCTCATGTTGCGCGAATGGGCTTTAGGCGAACAGTCTACAGAACAACCCTATCAAGTCTGGAACTATGGTGGAATCACCCTGCCATCCATTCGGGCGTGGTTTGGGCAGATCAGTGCGGTGACCGGCAACCCGCTGAAAGTGCAGGTGTACAGCCGTTTTCTGATTACGGCGCTGGGTTTGTTTATGCCCATTATGCGGGAGGTAAAAGAAATGCTGTACCTCTACGAAAACACCATTCTGCTCGATGACCGAAAGGTGCTTGCCTTATTTCCTGATTTTCGGCCTACGCCCATGAACGAGGCATTGACCGAAACCTTAACGTGGTTTGCAAAAAACCAGTTGAAACAGCCATTTAAGCCAGTCGCCAGCCAGTCTTCAATTCTTAGTTTTTAG
- a CDS encoding DUF4260 domain-containing protein produces MKTLLKSEELIQFLGSIYLFSRLDFSWWWFPALLLLPDLSMIGYAVNPAVGAVLYNIFHHKGLGVAIGLLGLMMGNQNLMLAGIILFAHSSMDRTMGYGLKYPDSFKHTSLETL; encoded by the coding sequence ATGAAAACGCTATTGAAATCCGAAGAGTTGATTCAGTTTTTAGGCTCTATTTACCTGTTCTCGCGCCTTGATTTTTCCTGGTGGTGGTTTCCTGCCCTGTTGTTGTTACCCGATCTGAGTATGATTGGTTATGCTGTAAATCCGGCAGTTGGTGCGGTTTTATATAATATTTTTCACCATAAAGGATTAGGTGTTGCCATCGGATTGCTCGGTCTGATGATGGGTAATCAGAACCTGATGCTGGCAGGAATCATTCTGTTTGCGCATTCAAGTATGGACCGTACGATGGGGTACGGCTTAAAATACCCGGACAGTTTTAAACACACCAGTTTGGAAACGCTTTAA
- a CDS encoding AraC family transcriptional regulator, whose translation MTTSDTNNNTLSIASVNLILFAARQRGINADALARTVGISVDELRNPDGRVQIRQVQALWREIVAATGDSSIALKLGEMINPVAIGVLAYVMMHSPTLGKAFEKLCQYQDIVCEGVSTRGEVVHSGRSVDHFVLSLHIISPDIIYPEYTLNSELSIYQSAIRALTGQHVTATEIRFAYPRPLNTSEHERVFGPAHLTFDADVTAFVLDASWLDTPVLNANPALSAMFEQHATGLLNQLKTPSLSSRVKAEIVLLMKGEEPTLATVADRLAMGIRTLQLHLKEEGTSYQQLLDEIRKELAIQHLREQNLSTTDIAYLLGFAEPSVFFRSFKKWMGVTPGAYRLALAA comes from the coding sequence GTGACTACATCCGATACCAACAATAATACGCTCTCGATTGCCTCCGTCAATCTGATTTTGTTTGCAGCCCGGCAACGTGGAATCAATGCTGACGCGCTGGCCCGTACAGTAGGCATCAGCGTTGACGAGTTGCGAAACCCCGACGGACGCGTTCAGATCCGCCAGGTACAGGCACTCTGGCGTGAGATCGTAGCCGCTACCGGCGACTCTAGTATTGCGCTGAAACTTGGCGAAATGATCAATCCGGTTGCCATTGGTGTGCTGGCTTATGTGATGATGCATAGCCCAACACTTGGTAAAGCGTTTGAGAAGTTATGTCAATACCAGGATATTGTCTGCGAAGGCGTTTCTACGCGGGGTGAGGTTGTTCATTCCGGGCGTTCAGTCGATCACTTTGTTCTGTCGCTACACATCATCAGCCCAGACATTATTTATCCGGAATATACACTCAACTCCGAATTATCAATCTATCAATCGGCTATTCGCGCCTTAACTGGTCAGCACGTTACAGCTACCGAAATCCGGTTTGCCTATCCGCGTCCCCTCAACACGAGCGAGCATGAGCGCGTTTTTGGCCCCGCCCACCTGACGTTCGACGCAGACGTAACGGCTTTTGTACTCGATGCATCCTGGCTTGATACGCCGGTTCTGAATGCCAACCCTGCCCTCTCGGCCATGTTTGAACAACACGCTACGGGACTGCTTAACCAGCTCAAAACGCCCTCGCTTAGTAGTCGGGTTAAAGCCGAAATTGTGTTGCTCATGAAAGGCGAAGAACCTACGCTGGCAACCGTAGCCGACCGGCTGGCAATGGGCATTCGGACCCTACAGCTTCATCTAAAAGAAGAAGGTACCAGCTACCAGCAACTGCTGGACGAGATCCGGAAAGAGCTTGCTATTCAACATTTGCGGGAGCAAAATCTGAGCACAACAGACATCGCTTATCTGCTGGGTTTTGCCGAGCCGAGTGTTTTCTTCCGGTCGTTTAAGAAGTGGATGGGCGTTACACCGGGGGCTTATCGACTGGCTCTGGCGGCTTGA
- a CDS encoding Uma2 family endonuclease: MITDISQLDPKGTYTYTDYLKWQFDESVELIKGKLYRMSPAPKRKHQDAFVNLEFALLKYFEDKSCKVYDAPFDVRFPVQNRKNPNQIYTVVQPDICVICDLKKLDDDGCLGAPDWVIEITSPRMAKNDFNEKYNLYEEAGVREYWIVQPKEKAGNVYTLEDGQYALVDVYESTDIPCRIFPDLIVSHERIFP, from the coding sequence ATGATCACCGATATTTCTCAGCTCGATCCGAAAGGAACCTACACCTACACCGACTACCTGAAGTGGCAGTTCGACGAAAGCGTAGAACTGATAAAAGGAAAATTATACAGAATGTCGCCCGCTCCCAAGCGGAAACACCAGGATGCATTTGTAAACCTGGAATTTGCCCTCCTGAAGTATTTTGAGGATAAATCATGCAAAGTGTATGATGCCCCCTTCGATGTTCGGTTCCCTGTTCAGAATCGAAAAAACCCAAACCAGATATACACAGTCGTACAGCCCGATATCTGCGTCATATGTGACCTTAAAAAGTTAGATGACGATGGTTGTTTGGGAGCGCCTGACTGGGTCATTGAAATTACATCGCCCCGAATGGCAAAGAATGATTTCAATGAGAAATACAATCTTTATGAAGAAGCCGGTGTTCGTGAATACTGGATTGTTCAGCCCAAAGAAAAAGCAGGCAATGTCTATACGCTCGAAGATGGGCAATACGCACTGGTGGATGTTTACGAGTCGACGGACATTCCCTGCCGTATTTTCCCGGATCTGATTGTTTCGCACGAACGAATCTTCCCATAA
- a CDS encoding ABC transporter substrate-binding protein translates to MPPQRIISLVPSQTELLFDLGLDSEIVGITKFCIHPTDKVKNKALVGGTKTIDLDRIHTLRPDLIIANKEENTREEIEELQRQYPVHITDIITIPDAVNMIREVGALVGKESEAETMADQIKTTLITLSDDGQQQTVAYFIWRKPYMVAANDTFIHTMLETAGFRNVFANRTRYPAITPADLQTAQPDLIFLSSEPFPFSEKHINEFRTICPSARTLIVDGEVFSWYGSRLLRSSAYFRNLHNEIARPQR, encoded by the coding sequence ATGCCCCCTCAACGTATCATTTCACTCGTCCCCTCGCAAACTGAATTACTCTTCGATCTTGGCCTTGACAGCGAGATTGTTGGTATTACGAAGTTCTGCATTCACCCGACCGACAAAGTAAAAAACAAGGCACTTGTTGGCGGCACGAAAACGATTGATCTCGACCGGATTCACACACTTCGCCCGGATTTGATCATCGCCAATAAAGAAGAAAATACCCGCGAAGAAATAGAGGAGCTACAACGACAGTATCCCGTTCACATCACCGACATTATAACCATACCCGATGCTGTAAACATGATTCGGGAAGTGGGAGCACTTGTTGGGAAAGAATCAGAGGCTGAAACAATGGCTGACCAGATTAAGACAACGCTGATCACGCTATCCGATGATGGCCAGCAACAAACAGTTGCTTACTTTATCTGGCGCAAGCCGTATATGGTTGCGGCTAACGACACGTTCATTCACACGATGCTGGAAACTGCCGGATTCCGGAACGTATTTGCCAATCGAACCCGATACCCGGCCATAACCCCGGCGGACCTACAAACTGCCCAGCCCGATCTGATCTTTTTATCGTCGGAGCCTTTTCCGTTTTCCGAAAAACACATCAACGAGTTTCGGACTATTTGCCCATCAGCCCGGACCCTGATCGTTGATGGTGAGGTGTTTTCGTGGTATGGCAGCCGGTTGTTGCGGTCGTCGGCGTATTTTCGGAACTTGCATAACGAAATCGCCCGGCCCCAACGATGA
- a CDS encoding GLPGLI family protein, with protein MKAQIITLLAAGLLISIRTTAQTATPDKYASGKITYEGMRQIDRSQMRTVINGQEVRPGSAGAPDAPEGMPEVMSFTQKLVFSGTMAKEERDRPQNMMMRRNREGDGSGNAGGPPRNMRMTPPFEQQTYLDLGNRKRIDVLTVKKDSTSQTTYRSENPMPTASDWQASDKTKKIAGFTCHKATATRRKQTYTIWYTTDLPFTYSPVSDLTPPTGVVLQIESDNESYKASSISTEAIAASAVQPPADAKSITSEEMEQMRRKSMADFRQRMMSSMPGTGRN; from the coding sequence ATGAAAGCTCAGATAATCACCCTATTGGCAGCTGGTTTGCTGATTTCGATCCGCACGACGGCTCAGACAGCCACGCCGGATAAATATGCTTCTGGTAAAATTACGTATGAAGGCATGCGCCAGATCGATCGGTCGCAAATGCGAACGGTCATCAACGGACAGGAAGTCCGACCCGGAAGCGCGGGTGCTCCCGACGCTCCCGAAGGCATGCCGGAAGTAATGTCATTCACGCAGAAGCTTGTCTTCTCGGGAACGATGGCTAAAGAAGAACGCGATCGACCCCAAAATATGATGATGCGCCGGAACAGAGAAGGCGATGGTTCCGGCAACGCGGGCGGCCCTCCGCGCAACATGCGCATGACGCCCCCGTTTGAGCAGCAGACGTATCTGGATCTGGGTAATCGGAAACGCATCGATGTGCTGACTGTCAAAAAAGATTCAACGAGCCAAACGACCTATCGTTCGGAGAATCCAATGCCAACTGCCAGCGATTGGCAAGCCAGCGACAAAACCAAGAAAATAGCGGGCTTCACCTGCCACAAAGCCACCGCAACCCGCCGGAAGCAGACGTACACGATCTGGTACACGACCGATCTGCCTTTTACGTACTCACCTGTTTCTGATCTGACACCTCCAACGGGCGTTGTTCTTCAGATCGAATCCGATAACGAATCGTACAAGGCGTCGTCAATTTCGACGGAAGCGATAGCAGCATCAGCCGTGCAACCGCCTGCCGATGCAAAATCAATTACGTCGGAAGAAATGGAGCAGATGCGCCGGAAGTCGATGGCTGATTTCCGCCAGCGTATGATGTCGTCCATGCCGGGTACGGGCCGGAATTAA
- a CDS encoding outer membrane beta-barrel family protein, which translates to MNHFFTSRLFRGLLIVLILSLTATWAQAQSGTIKGAVVDSVTRKPLLEASVSLLLARDSSLVNFGITDGEGQFVFKNVTEGQYRVLVTYVGYRGASKRVSVTKADPNVDAGALELLAQSQTLTEVSVQGEKAPMAVKGDTLEFNAGSFKTQPNAQVEDLLKKLPGLQVDRDGNITAQGQAVKKVLVDGKPFFGDDPKMATRNLPADIIDKVQLLDQMSEQSAFSGVDDGDRSKTINITTKKDKRKGTFGQQSIGVGPKPGDDPRYVAKATLNRFSNGQQMSILGMANNINQQGFTAQDLGLGNNFGGSGQGSGGNSGGGSFVRSGNGGGSGNGNGQVGNNAITKSWAGGINYRNSFGKKIDMAGSYNISNTNTLTNQSSRRENILPGASTSGTSVRTDSTFVRNQTNGSENTNTNNRFNLRLDYRLDSLTTIRLIPNVSWLESNYMNQSQSQTLSGQGVTTNTSNTNYNSTGSGINGNNSLLLFRKFRKAGRTFSVNWNIAINDQDNLGINKSLTKSTTPLPTSSGSPSSQTTTDGLYTQQINQQNRQQTNSMTNSINASYTEPLSMRQTLEFHYNLSNNHNESNRAVTDFNETTGQYDRPNALLSNNFINTYMTNRGGLTWQTKRLKYTYALGVDGQQASLNSTNLSRETSLSRTFTNLLPNALFTYNFAKNTTLRFNYRTRINAPSVNQLQPVPNNTNPLNIQLGNADLQPEYSHNISLNFNRFDPATFRNMFVSINASRTDNKIVNSTTFNPSGAQTTRPVNTNGYYTVTGFLVLGRALKFQDQRVNLNLNTNLTYNQGTSFVNERANLAQNWLIGQGLSLNTNLYDKLDLNLAGNISLQSAKYSLQPQQNTTYLNQTGTLDLYYQLPLRFTFTTNVTFNHYGGTSGSYNQSFTLLNMALARQLFKQKQGELRLQVFDLLNQNRSVVRNVTDTYVEEVQSRVLNRYFTLSFVYNLRKFGAGFTPPSNNNRFMRPGGRDGQGGGGFRRNG; encoded by the coding sequence ATGAACCACTTTTTCACTTCACGCCTTTTTCGTGGCCTTCTTATTGTATTGATCCTAAGTCTGACCGCAACATGGGCGCAGGCCCAATCAGGTACGATCAAAGGAGCTGTTGTGGATTCCGTGACCAGAAAACCGCTGCTGGAAGCGTCGGTCTCTTTGCTTTTGGCACGTGATTCATCCCTGGTCAACTTTGGTATCACTGATGGCGAAGGCCAGTTTGTTTTCAAGAATGTCACAGAAGGACAATACCGGGTCTTGGTCACCTATGTTGGTTACCGAGGTGCCTCAAAGCGGGTTTCTGTGACCAAAGCTGACCCCAATGTCGATGCAGGGGCGCTGGAATTACTGGCTCAGTCTCAGACACTGACGGAGGTATCGGTTCAGGGTGAAAAAGCGCCCATGGCGGTTAAAGGCGATACGCTCGAATTTAATGCCGGGTCGTTTAAAACACAGCCCAATGCTCAGGTAGAAGATTTGTTGAAGAAACTGCCCGGCCTTCAGGTAGACCGCGATGGAAACATTACGGCGCAGGGCCAGGCTGTTAAAAAAGTGCTTGTCGATGGAAAGCCGTTTTTTGGCGATGATCCTAAGATGGCTACCCGCAATTTGCCCGCCGATATTATCGACAAAGTGCAGTTGCTGGACCAGATGTCCGAACAATCGGCGTTTTCGGGCGTCGATGACGGCGACCGGTCCAAAACGATCAACATCACAACCAAGAAGGACAAGCGTAAAGGTACATTTGGGCAACAATCGATTGGGGTAGGGCCCAAGCCGGGAGACGATCCGCGCTACGTCGCTAAAGCTACCTTAAACCGGTTTAGCAATGGTCAGCAGATGTCGATCCTGGGTATGGCTAATAACATTAACCAGCAGGGCTTTACGGCGCAGGATTTAGGACTCGGCAATAACTTTGGCGGTAGCGGCCAGGGGTCGGGGGGTAATTCGGGCGGAGGGAGCTTCGTGCGCAGTGGCAACGGCGGGGGGAGTGGCAACGGAAACGGTCAGGTCGGTAATAATGCCATCACCAAATCATGGGCGGGCGGTATCAATTACCGCAATAGCTTCGGTAAAAAAATCGATATGGCTGGAAGTTACAACATATCTAACACCAATACCCTGACCAATCAGAGCAGCCGCCGGGAAAATATTCTGCCCGGTGCCAGCACATCAGGGACATCCGTCCGTACGGATTCGACATTTGTACGCAACCAGACCAATGGTTCAGAGAATACAAATACCAATAACCGGTTCAACCTCCGGCTCGATTATCGACTCGACTCGCTTACGACCATCCGGCTGATTCCCAATGTGTCGTGGCTTGAGTCAAATTACATGAATCAAAGCCAGTCACAAACACTTAGTGGGCAAGGTGTTACAACCAACACGAGCAACACAAACTATAACTCGACCGGCAGCGGTATCAACGGAAACAATAGTTTGTTGCTGTTTCGGAAGTTTCGCAAAGCTGGCCGTACATTCTCCGTGAACTGGAACATAGCGATCAATGATCAGGATAATCTGGGTATTAACAAGTCACTGACCAAGTCGACTACGCCACTCCCTACGTCGTCTGGATCGCCAAGCAGCCAGACCACCACCGATGGATTGTATACGCAGCAAATCAATCAGCAGAACCGCCAGCAAACGAACTCCATGACCAACAGCATCAACGCGTCCTATACGGAGCCGTTGTCGATGCGGCAAACGCTTGAGTTTCACTACAATCTGTCGAATAACCACAATGAATCGAACCGGGCAGTCACGGACTTCAACGAAACAACGGGGCAATATGACCGTCCGAATGCGTTATTAAGCAATAATTTCATCAATACGTACATGACCAATCGGGGCGGGTTAACGTGGCAAACCAAGCGGTTAAAGTATACATATGCATTGGGTGTCGATGGGCAGCAGGCCAGCCTGAATTCAACGAACCTGAGCCGGGAAACGTCCCTGAGCCGCACGTTTACGAACCTGCTGCCGAATGCACTGTTTACCTATAATTTTGCCAAAAATACCACCCTGCGGTTCAATTATCGTACCCGCATCAATGCTCCTTCGGTAAATCAGTTACAGCCTGTGCCCAATAACACCAACCCGCTGAATATCCAGTTGGGGAACGCCGATCTGCAACCCGAATACAGTCATAACATATCCCTCAATTTCAACCGGTTCGATCCGGCCACGTTCCGCAATATGTTCGTGTCGATTAATGCCAGCCGAACCGACAATAAAATTGTCAATTCAACGACGTTTAATCCGTCGGGTGCCCAGACTACCCGGCCCGTCAACACAAATGGCTACTATACGGTAACCGGTTTTCTGGTACTGGGTCGGGCACTGAAATTCCAGGATCAGCGGGTCAACCTGAACCTGAATACCAATCTGACGTACAATCAGGGGACGAGTTTTGTGAATGAGCGGGCAAACCTTGCTCAGAACTGGCTCATTGGGCAGGGGTTAAGCCTGAACACAAACCTGTATGATAAACTGGATCTGAACCTGGCGGGAAACATTAGCCTGCAGTCGGCGAAATATTCGCTGCAACCACAACAGAATACAACGTATCTGAACCAAACCGGAACACTGGATTTATACTACCAGCTTCCGCTACGGTTTACGTTTACGACCAATGTCACATTTAACCATTACGGAGGCACGTCGGGTAGCTACAACCAGTCGTTTACGCTACTCAATATGGCATTGGCGCGCCAGTTGTTTAAACAGAAACAGGGCGAATTGAGACTTCAGGTCTTCGATTTGCTCAATCAGAACCGCAGCGTTGTCCGGAACGTCACGGATACGTACGTCGAAGAAGTACAGAGCCGGGTTCTGAATCGGTATTTTACCCTGAGCTTTGTTTACAACCTGCGTAAGTTCGGAGCCGGTTTTACACCGCCATCCAACAACAACCGGTTCATGCGTCCGGGTGGTCGTGATGGACAGGGCGGGGGAGGCTTCCGGCGAAACGGATAG